One Phoenix dactylifera cultivar Barhee BC4 chromosome 8, palm_55x_up_171113_PBpolish2nd_filt_p, whole genome shotgun sequence genomic window carries:
- the LOC103713447 gene encoding serine/threonine-protein kinase Aurora-1-like isoform X2, whose amino-acid sequence MAIATETHHEEKPSSKGSTVEKRWTLNDFDIGKPLGRGKFGHVYLAREKRLRQSQVEHQLQREVEIQSHLRHPNILRLYGYFYDQIRVYLIVEYAANGELYKELQRCKYFSESRAATYISSLARALIYLHGKHVIHRDIKPENLLIGIQGELKIADFGWSVHTFNRRRTMCGTLDYLPPEMVESIEHDANVDVWSLGVLCYEFLYGVPPFEAKEHSDTYRRIVKVDLKFPPKPVISPSAKDLISQMLVKDSSQRLPLHKLLEHPWIVQNADPSGIYRG is encoded by the exons ATGGCGATCGCCACGGAAACCCATCACGAAGAGAAG CCTTCTTCAAAGGGTTCAACAGTGGAGAAGCGCTGGACGCTGAACGATTTTGACATCGGAAAGCCACTAGGAAGAGGAAAGTTTGGTCATGTCTATCTGGCCAGAGAAAAGAGG CTGAGACAATCTCAAGTTGAGCATCAGCTCCAACGTGAAGTAGAAATACAGAGCCACCTCAGGCACCCAAATATACTACGTCTATATGGATACTTCTATGACCAG atTCGTGTTTATTTGATAGTGGAATATGCAGCAAACGGTGAACTTTACAAAGAATTGCAGAGGTGCAAATACTTCAGTGAAAGCCGGGCAGCTACT TACATCTCATCATTAGCGCGGGCATTAATCTATCTTCATGGGAAGCATGTGATTCACAGGGATATCAAACCAGAGAATCTTCTGATTGGAATACAG GGTGAGTTAAAAATTGCGGATTTTGGTTGGTCTGTGCACACTTTTAACCGTAGGCGGACCATGTGTGGCACACTGGATTACCTCCCACCTGAAATGG TGGAGAGCATAGAACATGATGCTAATGTAGACGTATGGAGCTTGGGTGTCTTGTGCTATGAGTTCCTTTATGGGGTTCCACCTTTTGAGGCAAAGGAACACTCAGATACATACAGAAG GATAGTAAAAGTCGACCTTAAATTTCCCCCAAAGCCAGTTATTTCTCCTTCTGCGAAGGATCTTATAAGCCAG ATGCTTGTCAAAGATTCCTCACAACGTCTTCCACTTCATAAGCTGCTTGAGCATCCATGGATAGTTCAAAATGCAGATCCCTCGGGCATCTACAGAGGATGA
- the LOC103713447 gene encoding serine/threonine-protein kinase Aurora-1-like isoform X3 has translation MAIATETHHEEKPSSKGSTVEKRWTLNDFDIGKPLGRGKFGHVYLAREKRIRVYLIVEYAANGELYKELQRCKYFSESRAATYISSLARALIYLHGKHVIHRDIKPENLLIGIQGELKIADFGWSVHTFNRRRTMCGTLDYLPPEMVESIEHDANVDVWSLGVLCYEFLYGVPPFEAKEHSDTYRRIVKVDLKFPPKPVISPSAKDLISQMLVKDSSQRLPLHKLLEHPWIVQNADPSGIYRG, from the exons ATGGCGATCGCCACGGAAACCCATCACGAAGAGAAG CCTTCTTCAAAGGGTTCAACAGTGGAGAAGCGCTGGACGCTGAACGATTTTGACATCGGAAAGCCACTAGGAAGAGGAAAGTTTGGTCATGTCTATCTGGCCAGAGAAAAGAGG atTCGTGTTTATTTGATAGTGGAATATGCAGCAAACGGTGAACTTTACAAAGAATTGCAGAGGTGCAAATACTTCAGTGAAAGCCGGGCAGCTACT TACATCTCATCATTAGCGCGGGCATTAATCTATCTTCATGGGAAGCATGTGATTCACAGGGATATCAAACCAGAGAATCTTCTGATTGGAATACAG GGTGAGTTAAAAATTGCGGATTTTGGTTGGTCTGTGCACACTTTTAACCGTAGGCGGACCATGTGTGGCACACTGGATTACCTCCCACCTGAAATGG TGGAGAGCATAGAACATGATGCTAATGTAGACGTATGGAGCTTGGGTGTCTTGTGCTATGAGTTCCTTTATGGGGTTCCACCTTTTGAGGCAAAGGAACACTCAGATACATACAGAAG GATAGTAAAAGTCGACCTTAAATTTCCCCCAAAGCCAGTTATTTCTCCTTCTGCGAAGGATCTTATAAGCCAG ATGCTTGTCAAAGATTCCTCACAACGTCTTCCACTTCATAAGCTGCTTGAGCATCCATGGATAGTTCAAAATGCAGATCCCTCGGGCATCTACAGAGGATGA
- the LOC103713447 gene encoding serine/threonine-protein kinase Aurora-1-like isoform X1, giving the protein MAIATETHHEEKPSSKGSTVEKRWTLNDFDIGKPLGRGKFGHVYLAREKRSNHIVALKVLFKSQLRQSQVEHQLQREVEIQSHLRHPNILRLYGYFYDQIRVYLIVEYAANGELYKELQRCKYFSESRAATYISSLARALIYLHGKHVIHRDIKPENLLIGIQGELKIADFGWSVHTFNRRRTMCGTLDYLPPEMVESIEHDANVDVWSLGVLCYEFLYGVPPFEAKEHSDTYRRIVKVDLKFPPKPVISPSAKDLISQMLVKDSSQRLPLHKLLEHPWIVQNADPSGIYRG; this is encoded by the exons ATGGCGATCGCCACGGAAACCCATCACGAAGAGAAG CCTTCTTCAAAGGGTTCAACAGTGGAGAAGCGCTGGACGCTGAACGATTTTGACATCGGAAAGCCACTAGGAAGAGGAAAGTTTGGTCATGTCTATCTGGCCAGAGAAAAGAGG AGCAATCATATAGTGGCACTAAAAGTTCTTTTTAAGAGCCAGCTGAGACAATCTCAAGTTGAGCATCAGCTCCAACGTGAAGTAGAAATACAGAGCCACCTCAGGCACCCAAATATACTACGTCTATATGGATACTTCTATGACCAG atTCGTGTTTATTTGATAGTGGAATATGCAGCAAACGGTGAACTTTACAAAGAATTGCAGAGGTGCAAATACTTCAGTGAAAGCCGGGCAGCTACT TACATCTCATCATTAGCGCGGGCATTAATCTATCTTCATGGGAAGCATGTGATTCACAGGGATATCAAACCAGAGAATCTTCTGATTGGAATACAG GGTGAGTTAAAAATTGCGGATTTTGGTTGGTCTGTGCACACTTTTAACCGTAGGCGGACCATGTGTGGCACACTGGATTACCTCCCACCTGAAATGG TGGAGAGCATAGAACATGATGCTAATGTAGACGTATGGAGCTTGGGTGTCTTGTGCTATGAGTTCCTTTATGGGGTTCCACCTTTTGAGGCAAAGGAACACTCAGATACATACAGAAG GATAGTAAAAGTCGACCTTAAATTTCCCCCAAAGCCAGTTATTTCTCCTTCTGCGAAGGATCTTATAAGCCAG ATGCTTGTCAAAGATTCCTCACAACGTCTTCCACTTCATAAGCTGCTTGAGCATCCATGGATAGTTCAAAATGCAGATCCCTCGGGCATCTACAGAGGATGA